The Macaca nemestrina isolate mMacNem1 chromosome 12, mMacNem.hap1, whole genome shotgun sequence genome contains a region encoding:
- the LOC105469715 gene encoding mas-related G-protein coupled receptor member D produces MNQTLNSSGTAELALNHSRGSVVHAACLVLSSLAMFTCLCGMAGNSMVIWLLGFRMRRTPFSIYILNLAAADLLFVFCMAAMLSLETQPLVSTTDKVHELMKRLKYFAYTVGLSLLTAISTQRCLSVLFPIWFKCHRPRHLSAWVCALLWMLCLLTNGLTSCFCSKFLKFNKDQCFRVDMVQAALIMGVLTPVMTLSSLTLFVRVRRSSQQWRRQPTRLFVVVLASVLVFLICSLPLGFYWFVLYWLNLPPDTKVLYFNLSRLSSSMSSSANPLIYFLVGSRRSRRLQGSLGTVLQRALREEPELEGGETPTTGTNEMGA; encoded by the coding sequence ATGAACCAGACTTTGAATAGCAGTGGGACCGCTGAGTTGGCCCTAAACCATTCCAGAGGGAGCGTGGTGCACGCGGCCTGCCTGGTGCTGAGCTCCCTGGCCATGTTCACCTGCCTGTGCGGGATGGCAGGCAACAGCATGGTGATCTGGCTGCTGGGATTTCGAATGCGCAGGACTCCCTTCTCCATCTATATCCTCAACCTGGCGGCAGCTGACCTCCTCTTTGTCTTCTGCATGGCTGCCATGCTCAGCCTGGAAACCCAGCCCCTGGTCAGTACCACTGACAAGGTCCACGAGCTGATGAAGAGACTGAAGTACTTTGCCTACACAGTGGGCCTGAGCCTGCTGACAGCCATCAGCACCCAGCGCTGTCTCTCCGTCCTCTTCCCTATCTGGTTCAAGTGTCACCGGCCCAGGCACCTGTCAGCCTGGGTGTGCGCCCTGCTCTGGATGCTGTGTCTCCTGACAAATGGGTTGACCTCTTGCTTCTGCAGCAAGTTCCTGAAATTCAATAAAGACCAGTGCTTCCGGGTGGACATGGTCCAGGCTGCCCTCATCATGGGGGTCTTAACCCCAGTGATGACTCTGTCCAGCCTGACCCTCTTTGTCCGGGTGCGGAGAAGCTCCCAGCAGTGGCGGCGGCAGCCCACTCGGCTGTTCGTGGTGGTCCTGGCCTCTGTCCTGGTGTTCCTCATCTGTTCCCTGCCCCTGGGCTTCTACTGGTTCGTGCTGTACTGGTTGAACCTGCCGCCTGACACGAAGGTCCTGTACTTCAACTTGTCACGCCTCTCCTCGTCCATGAGCAGCAGCGCTAACCCCCTCATCTACTTCCTGGTGGGCAGCCGGAGAAGTCGCAGGCTGCAGGGGTCGCTGGGGACTGTGCTCCAACGGGCGCTTCGTGAGGAGCCCGAGCTAGAAGGTGGGGAGACGCCCACCACGGGCACCAATGAGATGGGGGCTTGA